One window of Papaver somniferum cultivar HN1 chromosome 9, ASM357369v1, whole genome shotgun sequence genomic DNA carries:
- the LOC113312919 gene encoding uncharacterized protein LOC113312919: MEQWKYIGEIGSIASLPWVIIGDLNITMHAHERSTFSTPTTVEYPEIQSIIDHADLSDLGYIGNKFTWNNRQSGNDCIYARLDRALGNDHWLTHYGSSVVHHIDTIGSDHIPIILETNPMSSQGSKPYRYFKCWSSDPSVREVINNAYSTDVRGSSPFRLTNKLRFVKHDLKLWNIQHFGNIDHKVSTFNNQLNDLTNLPHSSENMKLIKQVEFDLEHWQKVQEDFYAKKSRQEYFKSFDRNTGFYHNYANRRKHFNHISALKLYNGQWVNDRVNLETLLVNHFSSIGTTSNPYRNTEILNCIDPCISDIDNFSLLRPVTKQEIIDTINQMTPWTAPGPDGFPPGFYK, from the coding sequence ATGGAACAATGGAAATACATTGGAGAAATTGGCTCTATAGCCAGTCTTCCATGGGTAATCATAGGTGATCTCAATATTACTATGCATGCCCATGAAAGATCTACTTTCTCGACTCCCACTACTGTAGAGTATCCTGAAATTCAGTCAATCATAGATCATGCTGATCTTTCTGATTTAGGATACATTGGAAATAAATTTACTTGGAACAATAGACAGTCTGGCAATGATTGTATTTATGCTAGACTAGATAGGGCTCTTGGTAATGATCACTGGTTAACTCATTATGGTTCCTCTGTTGTCCACCATATTGACACTATAGGCAGTGATCATATACCAATTATCTTGGAGACTAATCCCATGTCTAGCCAAGGTAGTAAACCCTATAGATATTTCAAGTGTTGGAGTAGTGATCCATCTGTTAGAGAAGTAATTAATAATGCTTACTCTACAGATGTTAGAGGCTCTTCTCCATTCAGATTAACTAACAAACTTAGGTTTGTTAAACATGATCTAAAACTCTGGAATATCCAACATTTTGGCAATATTGATCATAAGGTTAGTACTTTTAATAATCAACTCAATGATCTGACAAATCTTCCTCATTCCTCTGAGAATATGAAATTGATTAAACAAGTAGAGTTTGATCTAGAGCACTGGCAAAAAGTTCAAGAAGACTTCTATGCTAAGAAATCTAGACAAGAGTACTTtaaatcttttgatagaaatACTGGATTTTACCATAATTACGCCAATAGAAGGAAGCACTTTAACCATATTAGTGCTCTGAAATTGTATAATGGGCAGTGGGTTAATGATAGAGTTAATCTTGAAACCCTATTGGTAAATCATTTCAGTTCGATAGGGACTACTTCTAATCCTTATAGAAATACTGAAATTCTTAATTGCATAGACCCTTGCATCTCAGATATTGATAACTTTTCCTTGCTTAGACCTGTTACTAAGCAGGAAATTATTGATACAATAAACCAAATGACCCCCTGGACTGCCCCAGGGCCCGATGGTTTTCCACCTGGGttttataaataa